The genomic segment GCCATCTCATCGCAAAACACAACTTTTAAAAGTCTCCAAGGGTATGTTTTTGCGCAATTCGccatattttatttgtaacaatTCACATAGATTTGCCGCTACTGCCCATTAGAGGTCACGCCTTAGAACAAGTCCATGGCTGGATATACAATTGGAAGAAGTTTGGCAACAAATATACCAAAAAAATAATGGATGAGACCTACAATACAAATGAACCAATAACACCAGATTTTGGAGACGAACTCAGCAAACGCGAATTATATAAGTTTATCAAGTCTGTGGACGAGGACAATTAACACATACAAACTAGTTGCGTTGTTTTGTATACTAGAAACAAACAAAACAATTAACCATTAATTAGTTGAATACTTTTTGAGTTGATCAATAATTAGTTTACGATATACTGACCAAGCCACTACAATACATTAATCGTGCGAATGCCCATAATCTCTAGTGCCATATGCAAAACCTTCCTGGTGGCACAGACCAGCTTAAAGGCATCTAAATCCACCTTACCATCCCCCAAACTTACGACCCTAACTTCACTATAAAATTGCGTAAACAGCTTGGCGAGATTGAAAGCGTATTGGCACAGTCTATTTGGCATACATTCAACAGCTACTTGCTCCACAACGTAAGGAAATAGAGTAATCATCAAAGCCAGTTTTCTAGAAATCCCTGAAATTGTTTTAGGAACTAAATAACCATTATTTCACCTGCTAAAGTATATATTGGTAGCGATATTGGCGGTACGGCACAGCTTAGTATTGTAGGGGGTACGAATTTACACTCGGCAACTTTAGCATCAATTTCACAAACCCTATCAAAAATAGACCTGGCCCTAACATAAGcatacaaaatatacaacagCGGATTGCTACCCTGCTGTGTAATTCGATCCATCGAAAAAATATATCCTGAATGCctatttattgataagtctgaaaaaattgtagaaCCGATTcctatgtaaatattgacAAACCTAACTTAATAGAAGTATTTTCTATCgtcaaattgaattttttgtgcTCCAAAATCCTTTTATGCGCCAAATCTATAGCCTCTTTAAATACATCTAGAAGAGTTGCGGTTGTACCACATCGGGAGCTTATTTTGCGATTATCGTGTGCTTTAACATGCCCAAAAGATACATGACTTAGCTGAGTTCCACTATTTATGAGGTTATTTTGCTTTACAAATCTAAATACATTCTGAAAGTGCTCCGACTGTGAATGATCGGTGATATAAATCATTCTAATGGGCTTTAGCTGTTGTACGCGGTAAATGAGCGCAGCTATTTCGGTTGCAGCATAAGTGTAAGCACCATATTTTGTTCtaataaccaatttatCAGTTTTAATCGACCCGTCATCGCAAATTTTAGCCAATCCCAAATCCACCAATTCCTGGGAAAGTTTATATACGCGTGTCGAATACACAGACTCTGGTACTGTCTTTAGGTACTTAAATCccaataattcaataatatcattaaaatgtCCTTTTGATATTGATTTCACGTTTTCCCAGGCTGCAGATTCGGgaaatgtattattttgcAGCCTTGTCGTTTCGAGTGAAACTCTGATTCTAAAATCTTTGTCTCGTTCCATTAATTGTTTGGCGCGGGAGTAAATTTCACCCAGAGAACTGATGTAGATCATAGGTACTTGATGCGATTGGGGGAGGTGTAATTTATCGTCAGATTCTTCGAACATGAGTTGGCGTTCGCTGTACTGACTAGTCCGAAATATTTCATGCTCCCGAGTGGTTTCGGTATCTGTATTTTTCggatccaaaattttaaagGTTAAAGGGTCGTATTCCAGCAAGTATCGTATAACAGAGCCGGATTGAGATCCCCAATCGCCAATATGATTTCGCCTATAAACACGACTCCCCAGACTTTGATAGGCGTTTGCTATGCAATTGCCCAGGATTAAAGATCTAAAATGACCCATGTGTAGAGGTTTTCCAACGTTTGGGCCAAAATAGTCTATGAGAATTTTTTTCTCATGAAATCCGGATTCAAAACCCGCAGCCGGTAAGTTGCAATTTGGATCTCTTACCACATTCTCCACGCCTGACCAAATTGCTTGATCgtttaatttgatatttaaatagCTAAGTTAAAAACGCATCTACCCATTCTCTGAGCCAAATATTCCAGAAATAAGCGGGTCTTCGTATCCTTTGATAAcattaatcaattcataTGTGACATCACTTGCGTTTAGGTGGAGCTtgtttgcgataatttgaGGAATGTTAGACTGAAAATCTGTCCCCTTTAAACAAAATGGAGATACAATGTTGCGGCTTAGTTCATCAAAAGTGATGGTTTTAGTGAAATCCGCATACTTGTGTTGGTTTAGCAATTCTATTGATGCTCTACGGACCTGGATGAAAAAAGAGATACCAAATCAGAGGTATAAGTATGCAGAGATTTGGGCGGTTTCCACCCATATACATTTGCTGCAACAAGTAGTAAAATTGCAGACTTTTTTGTGATATCTATGATGTGTAGCATGGATCATGGTCCCCACTgtatgtataaatatgtttatcTAGTGCTACACATCACATTATGTCATACATTCTCAATACTACCACACACAAATTACACTAAAAAATCTCACATTAGATACATGTACATACATGCTCAATTGCCGTACGTGGAATCTTTAAGTTTTCCATATGTTAAAGTGCAAAATCTAAGGGTAGTGCCACCGTACGAGCATGAATTTATAGCATGCGCCAAAGGAAGATGGCTTGGTAGGCCAATTTACGAAATACTACGTGATGAATTCATCTCAATGGATAGTGATGGACTCGCCGATTCGTTCAGTGAGGGCAGAGTACTTGTGAAGAGGGATGGAACAATTACCAAGTGTGATATGGGTTATATCGTCAAATCAGGCGATGTAATATACCATAAAGTTGTGGTACAAGAGCCACCATGCCTGGCATTAGCACCTAAAATCGTAATGGATTTGCCGCTGGTGCTGGTGGCGTCCAAACCTGTAGGCCTACCAGTCTATCCCACAGGCACTTATAGATACAATACTCTAACCAAGGTCTTAAAGATCGAACAATTTAATGACCATTCAGTGCAAAATGCAGACAAGTTTTTTGATGGGAAACGTGTAGTAGAATCAAATATTCAGCTACTACCATTGCATCGAATTGATAGATTGGTGTCTGGGATAGTGGTATTTGCTAAAACTACGGAAGTTGCTTCATATTTATCGCAGGAAATCGCACATGGAAGGGTACAAAAGATATATCTGGCTAGGGTGGTCGGCAAATTTCCGGAAAATGCTACAAATTTGCCACTAAATGATAATGGCGTATTTGTTGGTAAGGGTTACGTTATACCCATTGATCGCAAGAATGGGattcacaaattttcatGCGAGCCTACACCTGAAAGTGACGAAAAGGACATGAGACCTAAGCAGGCTGAGACCCATTTTAGATTCCTAAGTTACAATAAAGTATTGGATGAGTCACTCATATTGTGTTACCCACAAACCGGACGAACTCATCAAATCCGCGCCCATTTACAGTACCTAAACCATCCCATATCAAACGACCCAACGTATGGCGATCCTTCCTTTAATAGTAGGGGGATGAATTATCCTCCCATATCTCACATTAATTGGTTGGTTCAAAATGGGAATTTGACCATAGAAAATCATGATTTTTACATGAATGTAAGTGATAAGTTGGGTAATGGGCCTATAAAAGGGGCAGGACTTAgaaaattggcaaataacAGGGGCGCTGCCCATTGTGGTGGGATATTCCTCCATGCTATCAAGTACTGTTGGGGGGCTGCACTTACGGCAGAGGATACTCATCCTTTCTGGACTGCTGAATTTGAGAATGCAGCgaatttaatcaattctgCCTTAGCTTACTATTTAAcatagtttatttatttatactgTCGAATTATGTGACATTTCCTCTAATTTGCGATCTATGTATGTATTGGTTGAGCGCATTGTTCTGTGTACGATTCCGTATATAATGTGTGCAAAATGTCACTAAGACAGGCAAAAAAGTTGTTATCTCAACAACGTTCATTATTAGATGACCAAAGGGATTCATTAATACCTGAATTTTCCAGGAAAAAATTCTCATTTGTGGATTACCACATAAGCAGTGACGATTCATTATCACAGCCTAGCagtgataatgataaatactCCAGCTCGGGTTCTTCGGAATCAAGGAGAAACGTTATAGTAGCTAATGCAAAAGATACAAATCCTAAGCATATCACAGGGGAACTGTCATCTCCCTCAGACCCAGAATCAGAAATTTTGGACACACTGGAGATAGAAGATATACCAAAAAAAACTGCGGCAAAGACTGCAATATTCACGCTTCAAAGAGGGGATTTAAACTTCAAGTCGGAGATTGACAATAGAGCTGGCAAGCCATTCAACACCTGCACtagtaaattaatttcttaCACAGGAAACCGTAGAGGCAATTTCCTCTCCAAAATGTGCTGGCTGATACAAGAACCTGTAACTGCAGCTCATAGCAAATTGGCACACtcaaatatgaaaatgataaattaccCGGACAAATCACGCACGCATTCAAAAGCCGTGTTATTCAAATTGGAGCCATCCGATGAGTAATTGTCACTTcaattagttatttaaaCGTCCTAAGCATGTTTAAACGCGCAGTTAACAGTCATGATGTAAATATGATCGCTGACTTACTCAAACAATCCCCCTTACATATCTATGGGTTACTAAAATTTGTGGACATTTATAATCTACAagtaattataatgtgACATAGAACGACAAGGAAGAGGCCTTTAGAACCCTAAAATTGGCACTGCAAATGTTACAGCTATCATTTCACAAGGATTTTAGCCCATTTAATTTGGACCAAGATGATCATCCCATGGTAACTACTGTACATGACACAGGTTATGATGGACAGTGGATTATACAACAACAGGGTATTAATCGTGGCATTGCTGAtgttaatgatttattgcGAAAAACAGACGTGTTATAAAACGGCTTTGGCGCTAGGCAAATTACTTTTGGCCATTGACATCCGAAACGATAAATCTCACATTTTACTGCACATTGATCACTATTTTATTACACTCCGCGATGTGTTTCAGTTTTTAAACTTTTCACATCAATTTAACAAGCACAGGCACAAGGTATTGACGGGTAAATCAATTGATTCTCTTCCGCTCCAATTCATGCTCCCTAATTTTGCATTGGCATTGGCGCTTATTTTACATTCGGGTACCCAATTTAAAGGTACGTatccaaattaatttagcgAATTTAGAGGATTTGCATCAGTTTTTGTGTTTGGATGACATAAAACAGGGCATTCCCTACTCATTTTACAAGCACTCACAATTGGATCAGGAACTTGACAACATTAGTAGATATGGTAAAGATGCATCAAACTTGTATTTGTTACGGGCATTGATTCTATTCCcttcatttattattacacTGGTCGATACGTTAAAAACTAAATCTATTGGAggttttatattttttatttagataagAAATTAGTCTCTAGACTAAAAGCAGCTGGTGAATTGGTTACATTCCCGATTGATATACTAGAGTATCTAAACATAGATTTAGgcatatacatttattgGAGATGCACTGCATGTGTACAAGTGCAAAAAACTCTGAAATTTGGTCTACCAATGCCATTTTGACATGGCTAGTAGATGCCTGCGAGTGGCTGTCGACAATATATCAGGAAGATAGTCTAATCGAGGAATATCAAATGCTATGGGCCCTGAATTACAACGAAGAGATTGTTCAGGCTATTTGTCTTGGAGATATGTATTCATTCAGTGGCATTTCGACGGCTGAATTTACTCATCCTCATATCTTGCCTTCGGAACTATCGGATTGACATAGACGCACTGAGATacttatttaattttgtacagaaaaatatattaatgtcACCAAAAGAGTGTTTAGACTAACCAAAAAGAGTGTTtgtaatgataaattaactGCAAAATTGTCCGTTTCTGTACCAGAATAAGCCATTAATTGGCCAGATAAAATGGTTGGAAACCGATAGAGATTTAGAATTTAtaccaataaaattaatttacataaaaaaCTTGAAAATGCAATCACCATGACCATGGACAAGCGCCCACCATGCTCAGCCAAACAAGGGCGGGTGGTCAATGGTACTTGCAATGATACGTGCTAGGGGAACTTTCTAGCCAGAGCCCTATGTATCCCATGTTCGGAAACCTCGGCCCTGGTCAAGCAAAGCGGCGGGTAGCCCCCTAGTGAGGAAAGAATTGATGCCCCTATGAAGCTGCTGTACTGCTGCTCATCCCCGCCCACAGCGATACAGCGAAGCTCATTCCCGAGTTCACTCAGTGATTCCTTGAAGTGGGTTTCAAAGCCAGTATATGTGGTTGACCCCCCCGATAGAATAACAGTCTTGGATTGTATCTGACTAGATTGCAACGCGTCAGAGAGTAAGCTGACGAGTGAATGGTTGTCTACGTAGGAGTCGAGGGTTTCTGAGCTCTCAAAATAGACATCTTCCCTGTCACAGGCTACTGTTGCCATCTGAGAATCCATATCAATATGACTGTTGGGCACTTTAAATGTTTTTGGCTGCGGGAGTGAGGTGGCcctaattttatcaaaggaaattgttttattgGTGGCTTTTTGACCTAACAGGATATAATCCACCATGCTTCGAATGATTTCGGTCGTTTCTGGCTCAAACGCGTTACCATCTGGCAACAGCAACTGATGTTTGAGCCTGGCTGTTTCGCACA from the Babesia microti strain RI chromosome I, complete genome genome contains:
- a CDS encoding arginyl-tRNA synthetase (overlaps_old_locusTagID:BBM_I00100;~overlaps_old_locusTagID:BBM_I00105), with translation MLHIIDITKKSAILLLVAANVYGWKPPKSLHTYTSDLVRRASIELLNQHKYADFTKTITFDELSRNIVSPFCLKGTDFQSNIPQIIANKLHLNASDVTYELINVIKGYEDPLISGIFGSENGYLNIKLNDQAIWSGVENVVRDPNCNLPAAGFESGFHEKKILIDYFGPNVGKPLHMGHFRSLILGNCIANAYQSLGSRVYRRNHIGDWGSQSGSVIRYLLEYDPLTFKILDPKNTDTETTREHEIFRTSQYSERQLMFEESDDKLHLPQSHQVPMIYISSLGEIYSRAKQLMERDKDFRIRVSLETTRLQNNTFPESAAWENVKSISKGHFNDIIELLGFKYLKTVPESVYSTRVYKLSQELVDLGLAKICDDGSIKTDKLVIRTKYGAYTYAATEIAALIYRVQQLKPIRMIYITDHSQSEHFQNVFRFVKQNNLINSGTQLSHVSFGHVKAHDNRKISSRCGTTATLLDVFKEAIDLAHKRILEHKKFNLTIENTSIKLGIGSTIFSDLSINRHSGYIFSMDRITQQGSNPLLYILYAYVRARSIFDRVCEIDAKVAECKFVPPTILSCAVPPISLPIYTLAVPKTISGISRKLALMITLFPYVVEQVAVECMPNRLCQYAFNLAKLFTQFYSEVRVVSLGDGKVDLDAFKLVCATRKVLHMALEIMGIRTINVL
- a CDS encoding pseudouridylate synthase (overlaps_old_locusTagID:BBM_I00105), which encodes MYIHAQLPYVESLSFPYVKVQNLRVVPPYEHEFIACAKGRWLGRPIYEILRDEFISMDSDGLADSFSEGRVLVKRDGTITKCDMGYIVKSGDVIYHKVVVQEPPCLALAPKIVMDLPLVLVASKPVGLPVYPTGTYRYNTLTKVLKIEQFNDHSVQNADKFFDGKRVVESNIQLLPLHRIDRLVSGIVVFAKTTEVASYLSQEIAHGRVQKIYLARVVGKFPENATNLPLNDNGVFVGKGYVIPIDRKNGIHKFSCEPTPESDEKDMRPKQAETHFRFLSYNKVLDESLILCYPQTGRTHQIRAHLQYLNHPISNDPTYGDPSFNSRGMNYPPISHINWLVQNGNLTIENHDFYMNVSDKLGNGPIKGAGLRKLANNRGAAHCGGIFLHAIKYCWGAALTAEDTHPFWTAEFENAANLINSALAYYLT
- a CDS encoding Transcriptional repressor TCF25 (overlaps_old_locusTagID:BBM_I00115), whose amino-acid sequence is MSLRQAKKLLSQQRSLLDDQRDSLIPEFSRKKFSFVDYHISSDDSLSQPSSDNDKYSSSGSSESRRNVIVANAKDTNPKHITGELSSPSDPESEILDTLEIEDIPKKTAAKTAIFTLQRGDLNFKSEIDNRAGKPFNTCTRNRRGNFLSKMCWLIQEPVTAAHSKLAHSNMKMINYPDKSRTHSKAVLFKLEPSDDYLNVLSMFKRAVNSHDVNMIADLLKQSPLHIYGLLKFVDIYNLQNDKEEAFRTLKLALQMLQLSFHKDFSPFNLDQDDHPMVMMDSGLYNNRVLIVALLMLMIYCEKQTCYKTALALGKLLLAIDIRNDKSHILLHIDHYFITLRDVFQFLNFSHQFNKHRHKVLTGKSIDSLPLQFMLPNFALALALILHSGTQFKANLEDLHQFLCLDDIKQGIPYSFYKHSQLDQELDNISRYGKDASNLYLLRALILFPSFIITLVDTLKTKSIGDKKLVSRLKAAGELVTFPIDILEHIHLLEMHCMCTSAKNSEIWSTNAILTWLVDACEWLSTIYQEDSLIEEYQMLWALNYNEEIVQAICLGDMYSFSGISTAEFTHPHILPSELSD